In Citrus sinensis cultivar Valencia sweet orange chromosome 3, DVS_A1.0, whole genome shotgun sequence, the sequence TTTCTGAGAACTTCAAGAGTTGCACTAAACATCTCAATAAGTCTACTAACTGAAGTAAAATGTGAGCTCCAACAAGTATCTTCAGCCCTTTGTAAAGTTCGGACTTGATTAGCATGTGTACCAGTCTCAAACTCTTCTGAAGCTAtcaattctataatttctttctctttagTAGCTTTTAATTCAGCATAACGTTTGAAAGAAGCATTAACAAAGTTGACAATAGAGCTCAACTTGGAAAAACATAAGCATACCTCATGCACTTCTTGTATTAGATACTGCAACTAATACAAGTTGTAGTCAATGAGCAAAGCAATGTACATCATAGACATATGGATAATcattaagaaataaagattGTAATCCATTCCACTCTCCCGCCATATTACTAGCACCATCGTACCCTTCAccctttaaaatttcaattaaaagattGTATCGAGCAAGAACATTACATATCTCATTTTTAGAGTTGAGGCCTTTGTTTCATCAATGTTCACAACTTCAAAGAAACACTCTCTAATAAACTCATCACAATCAAtatatcttaaaataataaccaTTTGCTCTTTATGAGATTCATCAAGTGCttaatcaacaaaaatataaaatttagcaTCCCCAATTTCCTCTTGAATTTTGTGTCGCACTTTACTCGCAAGAATATACAATAACTCTGCACATCTTTATGTATGGGATAAGTTTTGATTGAAATGCGCAATCCGGGATCATGTTCTAAATAAAGGGTGTCAATAGTAGATGGAATATCAACTTCCTCAAATTCAAGCGTTTGAGACGTAGGAGAACTTGAGGCATCAATATTGCATGGAGAACTTGTCTTATTTGATGATTGATCACCATCTACTTTGGTAAAGAATGAAAGGAGAGTTTTTCTTGGCTGGGATTTGGGGGGACATTATAACCtataataatatgaaattatataagaattgataaattaattaataattacaagcCCAATTAGcatacttaaataaaataaacaattaaaacttgttcatcttttcaatttaaaaaaaaaatataagtgaaaaaataagtatGTACTTAAAATGCTCTCTTGCAATTGGTCcaacaataatatatacaattatatatatatatatattgccaataaaaaattcaaaataaagagTCACTAGTACAAAAAGTCATAAAGCcaataagaaatttataagttctgaaagaaatttatatagGTTCTGAAATCATACTAGTACAAAAAAGTGTTAAGCGAACCAAGTTGGAAGATCATGAAGATGATGAATCATGAAGGGGACCACCGATCTTTTTTAGTTCTTGGctttattattgttgtcagtgaaaagggaaagaaaagtGGATTCGGTAAAGTGTATTTTACTTTGAATTGCACTCTTGTAATTAATTGTTGGTGgcatatttgtaaattaactAGCATAtttgactcttttttttttttttgttttctagcTCGGTATAGCCCACTAATGGATCCCCCATTGAGTTTAACTATaacattcataattttttttttaattttctatcatAGTATTGTTTAATACAGAGactaattaagcaaaattatttttcttgatatgGATCAagctaaaacaaaataaatctttcttatattactaGACAAATATGATatgtcaataaaattatatctattttttgtCTTATACATACTCCATGTAGTTTTAAACTTTTCTTCTTACCTGTACTTGAAGATCATTTAGAGTTGATGTCGAGGAGGTCTAAAAGAATACAAAATCACCTTATCTTATAaataactttgaaaaacatggaaataatagttttcaaaatttgattttgagtatAAGTTTTATCCTTAGTAATATTTCGCATATACCATCACATGTATTACAAAAAACCAAAACTATCATCATTCAATATAGAAATAAAAGCAACATATATATAAGgtaatcattattataatgagtttttattttacatttgaaagtttttttcaatcattcttatattaatttacttgctTTACTTTccatttataaatcttatatttcgtttacataatttatgtttaattttacacTAATGTTAATTCAGAAGTTTTATGTtacatttgtaaatttttattttgttatcaataaTACTACAATTTATCACtcatatgtttatttattttgtcttccatttacaagtcttatgaTTCATTTACTTAATTGATGTTTTATTCTACacttattattgatttaaaagttttatattatataagtgACACCCCTGAACTTGATTTTATTCTTGTGAGGGATGTTCTTACATTTATAGAAGCTTGAACCGCTATATTCATTTCTTGCAATTAAAACATATAGCTGCATGGTTGGATACACTCCCACGCTACTCTAAACTTCTCTCTGGAAAAAATATCCTGTTTGTATGGGTCTTGTCTTGGTACAAGTTTGTCTCGTCTTGTCTATATGACAAGTTTCTTCTCTacagaatttaaattttctagtTAGTTTTCTTGCCTTCCTCTCCTTTCGTCAGTGGCGATGTCTGAAGGAAACCCGGAGATCGAGATTAATAATGGTTATGCTCATATCAATTTGGCTGAGGAGGAGGACGGGGGGCTCATTGTTGAAGGAGACGCTGGCAACGAGGGTGGTCCAGCGAGCATTGATTTTCGGTTCTGTCTGGTGGGCAGATTTCTTACGGATAAAGTTATTAACTTCCCTGCCATGAAGAACACAATGGCTTCGGTATGGAGGCCAGGGAAGGGAGTCTGCATTAAGGATTTATCTCCCTCgctttttctatttcaattCTTCCATGAAGTGGATGTGAAAAGGGTTCTTGACTCAGGCCCTTGGACGTTTGATCAACATATTCTGCTTGTTAAGCGGCTGGAGGAGAACGAACAGCCTAGGAATGTTCCACTTTACTTTACCTCGTTTTGGACCCAGGTTTATAACCTTCCAATAGGATTCATGTCTGCGAAAATTCTAAAAGACATTGGCAACTACATAGGCACTTTTCTGGAGTCCGATGAGCATAACTTAATGGGGGTTTGGCTAAACTATATGCGTATCCGAGTGGCTATAGATGTTAGGAAACCTCTGAAGCGAAGGATGAAACTAAAGAAGGTTGGCGGAGACTGGATTTGGGTGGATTTTAAATACGAACGCCTCAACatcttttgctttatttgtGGATTACTTGGCCACACTGAAAAACAGTGTCCCCAATTGTATGAATGCACTTCTGGGGAGATGGTGAAAGCCTATGGTCACTGGATGAAGGCACCAAATAGAAGAAATGCGATGAACTCCGGCAATCGGTGGCTGAGATCTATCCCACCGGAGGAAGCTGCTGAGGAAAAAGGAAGGTACGGAGACTTTGCAGATACCATGGCAATTGACCCAATTCTTGCCGCAAATCCCGGGTATACCATCCCTCAAAACCTCGAGGGGAACGAGGACGTGGGAAGCAGGGTAGTTAATAAGAAAGGTGACAGCTTAGTGCCTTCTAAGACTTTATCTCGTGTGAAAGGAAAGCAAGTTGCGGGGGCAATAAATGAAATTGATATCAATCCGGATTCTGGGGAAGATATGGATGAAggattaattgttaaatattcCAAAAGGAGAAGGTCACAGGCAGGATTGTGCAGCAAAACGGGCTCTGAAGGAGAGGCATCTTCCCAAGTGTTGCTTTTACCTCTTGAATCAAAAAATGGACCAGCGGTGGGCCTTGTAAATCAGGCCCACCGAGACAAATGAGTGTCTTAAGCTGGAACTGCCGTGGGCTGGGCCAACCACGGACAGTTCAAATGCTGGAGGAATGGGCCAAACGTAAGAATccagtttttattttcctaattGAAACTCTTTGTAATCGAAATACTTTAGAAAGATTAAAACCGAAGTTGGGCTACGAGGGGCTGTTTGTCGTTGAGCCTTTGGGCCGTAGTGGAGGGATTGCCCTCTTTTGGAAAGCTAGCAGCAAAGTGAGATTACTAAAGTTCTCTAGAAACTTTATAGATGTGGAGGTAGAGTACCCGGAGCTTGGTAAGTGGAGGATGACGGGCTTCTATGGCTTCCCGAAATCCAGTCGTCGACGTGATTCTTGGAACCTCCTTCGCACTTTATCTGCTGTGTCATCTCTTCCTTGGGTGTCCATTGGGGATTTTAACGACCTTTTAGCTGCAAACGAGAAGCGAGGTAAGCATAAGCATCCCAATTGGAAGCTGCAGGGTTTTAAACAAGCTGTGTCGGATAGCGGATTACTTGACATCGGCATGGAAGGTTATCAATTCACATGGGAACGGTCTCGGGGGAAGGATAATTGGGTGGAGGAAAGGTTGGACAGAGTTCTAGCCTCTGAGCTGTGGATAAGTCGGTTCAAGAAAGCTCGGGTTTGGAGTTTGGAGTCTTCAACCTCAGATCATTTACCTATTTTTATGGACCCAAAGCCTTTAGCTCATTCCCATAGGCTTAAAAGATTCCGTTTTGAAAATATGTGGCTGAGAGAGGTAAACTGTGCAGAGGTGGTTCGGTCCAGCTGGTCTTCTTCGCGTGGGTATCCAATTCAGCAAAAAATTTCAGAGTGTGGGTCTGCTTTACTTCGTTGGGGAGGTCACTTAGCTCAGGATTTCAGAAACCATATTTCTGAGTGTAGGAGGCGGATGACTCTCTTAAGGGGGCGTCGTGATTCAGCTGGTCTTGAGGAGTTTTCGGAGGTCAGGAAGCGGTTTAATGAGCTTCTCCATAGTCAGGAGGTTTTCTAGAAGCAGAGATCAAGATTGCTTTGGCTCAAGGAAGGGGATATGAATTCCCGATTCTTCCATGCTACGGCAACTGCAAGAAAGCGAAGGAATTCTATTACGACTCTCCGCAATGCTCAAGGTCACTGGTGTACCACCTCGGCTGACATAGATGGTTTGATTTCTGACTACTTCTCCAATTTATTTACTTCTGATGGTTGTCTGAACGTAGAATCCTTAGATTGTGTCGAGATAAAAGTTTTTGCTGAACAGAACAATTTGCTTCTCGAGCCTTTTTCAACCGGTGAGGTTAAAGGGGCCCTTTTCGAAATGCACCCGGACAAATCGCCAGGTCCCGACGGTATGAACCCGGCCTTTTATCAGTAATTTTGGCTTCATGTTGGTGAGGATGTGACGGAGGCATGTTTAAATTTCATTGCTACTTGCTCCTTTCCTAAGGGCTTAAATGACTCATCTATTGTGCTGATCCCTAAGAAATCAAAACCAGAGTCTCTTTCGGACATGAGGCCTATTGCGTTATGCAATGTCCTTTATAAAATAGTCGCTAAAATGCTCTCAAATCGTATGAAAACTATTCTGGGCTCTGTAGTATCTGAATCTCAGAGTGCTTTTATTCCGGGTCGAGCCATCACCGATAATATCCTTATATCCTCTGAAATCATGCATTTTCTAAAGAGGAAACGTCAAGGAAATGTTGGGGCAGCTGCTCTTAAAATCGACATGTCGAAAGCTTATGACCGTATTGAATGGGATTTCTTGGAAGCTATGTTGCTTAAGCTGGGTTTTGATGCTAAATGGGTGACCTTGATTATGCTATGTGTTTCTACGGTTCGGTATTATGTTATCCGGGATGGGAAGGAAATTGGTCCTATTGTTCCTAGTAGAGGGCTTCGTCAAGGGGACCCTTTGTCGCCGTACTTATTCATTCTTTGTGCGGAGGGGTTAAGTGCTTTAATCCGCAAGAATGAGCGTGCTGGTTTGCTCCATGGGGTTAAGGTAGCTAGAGGAGCTCCTGTTGTTTCTCATCTATTTTTCGCGGACGActgctttttgttcttcaaggCTAACAACAGTAAAGCTCATGTGATTAAGCGCATCCTTGGGGTGTATGGTCAGGGGTCAGGCCAGAGGGTGAACTTCAGCAAATCCTCAATTTCCTTTAGTTCCAATGTTAAAGAAGATGTTAAGGAGCAGCTTTGCCATATTTTAGAGGTTAACGCTACTGCTAACCATGGCACTTATCTTGGCTTACCCTCTTTTGTTGGCAGGAATAAAAAGGAAGTCTTCAGTTCTATTCGTGATAGGGTGTGGCAGAAGCTTCACAGCTGGAGTATGAATTTTTTGTCAGGAGCTGGTAAGGAAATTCTGTTAAAAACAGTGGCTCAAGCTATTCCCAATTATGCTATGCAGGTTTATCTTTTGCCCCTAGACCTTTGCAAAGAATTAGAAACCATGATGAACTTATTCTGGTGGGGAAGCAGACGTGAAGGGCGAGGTGGTATTCGCTGGATGAAATGGAATTTGCTGTGTAAACCCAAGACCACTGGAGGAATTGGCTTAAAAAATCTTCACGATTTCAATGTGGCAATGTTGGGGAAACAGGTTTGGAAGCTGTTAACGAATCCGGAATCTCTTCTTGGCCAAAATTTCAAAGCTTGGTATTTCCCTCGCACATCTATTGTAGAGGCTGTCTTAGGTCATAATTTGTGTGGAGATCTCTGTTGGCAGCCAAGGATATTATTGTTCGCAGTAGTAGGATCCAGGTTGGCAGTGGTCAGAACACTCTCATCGGGTCGGATCCTTGGCTTCCTGATGCAGATAATGGGTTTATTTCCACCAGCTTAAATGAAAGTATAGCTTCAGCTCCAGTCAGCAGTTTGATGGTCCCTGTGCAGCGTAGATGGGACTATGATGCAGTGGCAGATCTCTTTGATACTCGAGACCGAAACCTCATTTTGCAAATCCCGCTGAGTTCTCGAAGAGAAAAGGATGTTTGGTACTGGATGGCTGACCCCCATGGGTTGTATACTGTTCGGAGCTGTTATAGATTGCTTAATAACTATGTCAACGCCCCAACTTCTGGTATTTGAAGGAAAATTTGGAGCTTGGAGGTGCCTAGTAAGGTGAAGGTTTTTCTTTGGCGAGCTGCGCAGAATGTGCTTCCCACCTCCGATAATCTTATTTGGAAGCGAGTCGAGGTAATGCCCATCTGTTCCCTTTGCAATCAGCAAAAAGAAACTGTTGTGCATGCTTTGGTGAACTGTGTTTTTGCTCAGACTTGTTGGCTGACTTCTTCCCTTGGTTTAATTGGTCCTCAACcttcttttcttaattggtTGGAGCTTGTTTTTTCTTGCTGTAATAAAGAGATGTGTAACCTTGTTGCCATGATATGCTGGAGGATCTGGCTCCGGAGGAATGAGAAAGTTTGGAATAACAAAGTCTGTAGTGTGCGTCATGTCCTCAACTCTACTggaaattatttgtttcaatgGCAAACTGCGAGGCAGAAATCTGAGGTCCATGATGCTACTTGTTTCCAAGGCTGTCATGGGGCAATTTGCTGGACACCTCCTCAGTTAGGTTGGCTTAAGTGTAATGTTGATGCCGCAACATTTTCAGCTCAGGGAAAAGTGAGTTATGGAGGGGTCATTCGCAACTCTGATGGGCTTTTTATGGCAGCTTGCTGTGCATCTGTCCTGGGTAGTTTTGGTGCAAGGGATGTTGAAGCGCTTGGTGTGCGTGAGATCCTCAGCTGGATTAAGAAGCGGCATTTGTCTTGTGTTGTAGTAGAATTGGACTGCATTCAGGTTTTTAAAGCTCTCACAGCAAGCTATTCTTGTCCTAATGGGTATGGTCTTATTCTTGATGATTGTCTAGCTTTAGCTAAGTCTATAGGAGATATTGAGTTCTCTTTTGTTCGAAGGTCTGCGAACACTGCCGCCCATGTTACTGCTCGGGTGGGGGGTTCTTTGTCAGGCTTTGAGGAGTGGAATCATGTTCCACCTCCTTGgttattttcttctctgtaaTCTTTGCCCTTTAATGAAGTTTccagtttcaaaaaaaaaaaaagttttatattatgttCATAagtttttgatttgtttactaATAATACATCGATTTACCAGttctatattaatttacttcttttactttgtatttacaaatcttatgttccatttacataattaatgttttattttatacttattactgattacaagttttatattatatttataaatttttattttgtttatcaaGAATATACCAATTTACCACTCGTATGTTAATTTACTCTTTTTACTTTCTATTTACAAATCCTATATTCTATTTACAcaatttgtgttttatttggcactttatatttgttttcaagttttatgttacgtttgtaagtttttgttttattttataataatacacaaattaaaaattcctatggtaattaattattttatctttcatttataagttttatgtttcGTTTACTTAATTTACGTTTTGTTTGACACgttgatttataagttttatgttatatttataacttttgttttatttatcattgatACACTAATTATGTACCACTCCTAGgttaatttacttaatttattttttatttataagtctTATACTttgtttacataatttatatttaatgttgatttataagttttatattaaatttgcgtgtcttatgtttcatttacATAATTCATGTTTGAATACAATATTGATGTCGTGATTTTAATCTTTGcatctaaataaaattgaaaatgtgaATTCAACAACTGCTCCAACCGAGAAATtggcatgaaaaaaaatgtaaataaaatgacattttacaattgattaatttgcaTTTTACACTCTACAAAGACCATAAATTTGAATGCTATCTTCTCGAGTTTCTGATATAAAATAGTAtgagcattaaaaaaaaattgaaaatttgtagctcattaaagaaaacaaaaaatgttttgtttaACTTATGTATATCTGGTAGCTCATCAATGAAGCATTCTCTCACACATAGgaagattttaaaatacattaaagATATTACACCtaattaatgtatatatattatgtgtgcatttattttaaaaataactatgCAATTGGTatacttatttaattgaacTACACATAATATAAATGcactaattaaatttaatatttttgatatcTCTAGAAATTCTACTCAATCAGAGCACTTGTAAAATTCTTAACTCTCCCTGCAAGGGTTCGGAAATATTGCAAGTAGTCAGATTCATACAAAAAAGGAGCAATAACAGAgcataaggaaaaaaaaaaaaaagagtaagaaACAAGCATTCAAAATTTCGatgaattttcttcattaggttgTCAAACTCTCTGCCCGATTTTGAGGTGCATCGACAACATAATCACAAAGAACAAGAAGATGATATGTACACCAACTGCAACCAAAAGAAGAACGAAAAAAATACATGACAAAATTGTTcggacaaaaaaaaagaaagaaaaagaaaattgacaaGATTAGAGAAAGATTGAAACAAGAATGTAAAGAAATTCACGTTTAGTTTTGAAACTGACATACCTGGGtggttatgaaaataattaaacacaattcaagaacattcaCGGGGATGAAGGACAAGACCGCCATTTAGCCTGACATAGGGTATGTCAGCTACCAGGTGCCAATATACTCCCTTCACTTTGCACCTTTCCTCCAGATAAGGACATGAATAGATATCTACATAAACAAGTGAGGGAGGTAGGCCATTCTTCGGCAAGGAAATGAGATTCGGACATTCGCAGAGGGTAAGTCTTTCCAATGAAGTAAGGTTGCGAACAAAGGACAGGGATTCTAGTCCAGGAAATTCTCTGATGTTCAGTTTGACTAAAGAATTAGGAAGCTTTTGGAAGGACACCTCGTCTTCCAATCCGTCTTTAATGAAGAGATCTCGAACTGAGGTGAGGTTGTGGAACCCCAAATCAAAGAATAATTTACAGATGTTCGGGCCTTCAATATGTAGTTCTGTAATATTGGGGGGAAAACCAACTTCCTCAGGAATGGATGCTATGCGTGGACAAGCTCGTATTTCTAAATGttgaagagaagagagatTGTATATGCCGTTGGGCAGGGCCGTTAGATACCGACAACCGAAAAGGGTGAGGCTGCACAGATTTGAGGGCAACCCTCCCTCAGCAAAAGAAACCAAACGAGAACCGTACATCGAAATCGTTGTAATATGGCTGAGTTTGTGCAGACCATCTGGTAGTGATTCTTGGTCAGGAATACTAATTTCCCAGGGCAGAACTTCGGCTCTTGACTCCTCTGGCCCTGAATTTGAAGAATCAGAAATATCTGCTTCAACCGCATGACTTATCCAAGCCACCTCCCAAAATCCATCAATTGCTAGTTCACAGAGTGGGGGGAGCGCCGTATATGACACCAACAATTGCTCACAACTCCTAATGACAACTCTTTCAAGTGAAGAAAAACGCTGGGGCAATCTACCTTTCAGTTTTGAACAATTTATTATGGAAAGCTCTCGCAAGCTATGAAACCCTTTAGCAGCTTCTTGGTCACCACCAGCAGTACCTGCATGAGAAATCCATTCCTCCAATTCTTGCATATCCTCGAAACAAAGAGTCTCTAGTGATGGAAAAGGCTCTGAGCAATACTTTCCACAAAACTCCAGACCAACACTCTTTACTTTGGCCATGCCTTTGATAACAAGATTCTTAAGCGAGGGCAAATGCCCAACTGATGGCAAGGAGGTACATTGGTTACAATTTCTAAACCTTAGTAccactaaatttttaaatgaggACTGTCCTAACCAAGTTGGAAGCTTTGCACCACCATAACCCTGTACTTTCAGCTCTTTCAGTCCATAATGAGGTTTTAGCATCTCAAGAACACGAGTTTGGATTTCTGCTACCTCCCTTGAATCGCTATTAGTAGTTTTGTCGCCCCATTTTAGCGATAGTGCTTCAAGTTTCTCCTTGCCATTTAATTGAGCTTCCTTGGCATCTTCGGCATCATTCACATTCTCCAAGCCTGAAATAGTCAGTTTGTCTTGAAGAAGCGTCAAAGATCTCAACTCTCTTAACCCAGAGCAGTTGCTTTTACCCACAGCAAATTTGGCCAGTGTTCGGAGACTCGTCAACTTACCAATTCTCAAAGGCATCTCTTCAAATAAATTCGAATGAGAATTTTTGAGATGCCGCAAGTTGGTAAGGTTCCCTATGTCCGGAAACAACTTCTTTAAACGGTAACAACGCTCTAAAATGAGTGTCTGTAAATTGTAAAGAGTACTGACCGATTCAGGCAAAACTTCAATTGCAGTGcgggaaaattcaagatacCGTAAATGCTTCAATTCTCCAATGTCATTCGGAAGCTGAAGGATCCAATAGCCACACAAAGATAAGACTCTCAGCCGCCGTAGTCTTGGTATGACATGAAAAACAAGGTTTTTAGTCACGAAAGATTGCTTTCTTGTGCTCACTGGCAGTGCTAAGAGAGTTCGCAAATATTCAACTTCGTGGAGCCCCTCAAACCTTTTAATTCCGTCAAATCTGCTACAGAGGTAAGATAAATGACGAAGATTTCTGGAAAATCTCCCTTGATTGTGTCTATCCCATGTAATCTCCGTACTAGAGCATATTTCTCCCGAAGACCATGAGGCAAGATCATGAATAAGGTCGTGCATAAGAAACCATGACGCATCTATCTTTGACCGTTGGAAAAATGACCTTGAATGGAGCACTTGAAAAGACTTGCGGCCTAATTCTTCCATTTCGATCCCATCAGTCTTATGTTGTAACAAACCCTCTGCCATCCATAGTAAAACTATTTGCCTCTCATCAAATGGATAACCCTTGGGTAGCAACGAACAATGTGCAAAGCATCGTTTTACATGTGAAGGAAGATAGTAATAGCTAACCCTTAGAGCACGCATAATACCGCTTTTATCTTCATCCAAATCCCAGATTTTGCTATTTAGCACATCTTCCCAATCTTTGGGGTCATATTTGCCTCGTAAAAGACCCCCCAGAGTCTTTGCTGCTAGAGGCGAACCGTTGCACTTGTCCACTATCTTCTCACCGATTTCGCTCAAGTATTGATGAGCACTAAAATCTGTTCTTCCCAAGGAGTGTCGAACAAATATACTCAAGCAATCATCACGCAACAAGTTTTCTAATGAGTACGCCGCACTAGGAGTGGTCACCATTGACGAAACATCTTCATTCCGAGTTGTAACGATAATTTTACTGCCTGGTAAGCCAGCTTTAAATGGTTTGCATAAGTTTGTCCAGTCATCATAATTCTCGGTCCacatatcatccaaaacaagtaaaaatttcttgtttttcagTTGATTCTCCAGTTGCAGTTGAAGCAAGTTTAAATCATTGACATCAACACTTCCAACAGCTGCTTGTAGTATCACTTTTGTTATCCCAACAGCATCAAAATCTTCGGAAACATAAGCCCAGGCTCTGAAATCAGGAAAATGTTCTTCCACTCTGACATCATTGAAAACAAGTTGAGCAAGAGTGGTCTTCCCCAGACCTCCCATACCTGTTATAGGAATAACGGAGAATCCCCGGCCACTATTTAAATCATCCCTCCGCAACAGTCCAACGAGTGCCTCCTTGTCTTTTTCTCTGCCGTAAACTTCGTCTTCATCGACCAAAGAGGTTGTTGACAGTGGCCTTTCCCGGACTCTGCCGTACCTGAACCCTCCCGAAATTTCTTTCAAATCCAGTTTATCTTTCTCTGCTGCAATTTCTTCAAATCTGGCCGTAATCTCCTCTGTTTGCGTCGCAATCATGGAATCGAACTTGACATGTGGTGGACTCAATTTGGTGCAGCAGGCAGGAATAAGCATCCGGAACTTACTTGTAGTACCGGTGGGTCGACGATCAGCTTGTTCAAGCAGCAACAACTTCCTCCGGAAAGCTTCAGTTGCAAACTCATCCAACATGTCTTCTGCATCGAAAGCCAAGTTTTGGAGTTTGCCTAACCACGTCTTCACCGAGGGCTTTGTTATCTGCTTCTCCTCCGCATCATCCAGGACCACCTTGATCGTCAGCAATAGCTCCTCCCATTTCTTAAGATCAGCTTCGATTTGCCCTCGGCGTGCAAATAGCTGAATCACCTCCGAAGCCAGCTTTTCAACCAACATCTCAACAGTGACTACTAGAAAGGCCTCTCCAACGA encodes:
- the LOC127900903 gene encoding putative disease resistance RPP13-like protein 1, coding for MSIVGEAFLVVTVEMLVEKLASEVIQLFARRGQIEADLKKWEELLLTIKVVLDDAEEKQITKPSVKTWLGKLQNLAFDAEDMLDEFATEAFRRKLLLLEQADRRPTGTTSKFRMLIPACCTKLSPPHVKFDSMIATQTEEITARFEEIAAEKDKLDLKEISGGFRYGRVRERPLSTTSLVDEDEVYGREKDKEALVGLLRRDDLNSGRGFSVIPITGMGGLGKTTLAQLVFNDVRVEEHFPDFRAWAYVSEDFDAVGITKVILQAAVGSVDVNDLNLLQLQLENQLKNKKFLLVLDDMWTENYDDWTNLCKPFKAGLPGSKIIVTTRNEDVSSMVTTPSAAYSLENLLRDDCLSIFVRHSLGRTDFSAHQYLSEIGEKIVDKCNGSPLAAKTLGGLLRGKYDPKDWEDVLNSKIWDLDEDKSGIMRALRVSYYYLPSHVKRCFAHCSLLPKGYPFDERQIVLLWMAEGLLQHKTDGIEMEELGRKSFQVLHSRSFFQRSKIDASWFLMHDLIHDLASWSSGEICSSTEITWDRHNQGRFSRNLRHLSYLCSRFDGIKRFEGLHEVEYLRTLLALPVSTRKQSFVTKNLVFHVIPRLRRLRVLSLCGYWILQLPNDIGELKHLRYLEFSRTAIEVLPESVSTLYNLQTLILERCYRLKKLFPDIGNLTNLRHLKNSHSNLFEEMPLRIGKLTSLRTLAKFAVGKSNCSGLRELRSLTLLQDKLTISGLENVNDAEDAKEAQLNGKEKLEALSLKWGDKTTNSDSREVAEIQTRVLEMLKPHYGLKELKVQGYGGAKLPTWLGQSSFKNLVVLRFRNCNQCTSLPSVGHLPSLKNLVIKGMAKVKSVGLEFCGKYCSEPFPSLETLCFEDMQELEEWISHAGTAGGDQEAAKGFHSLRELSIINCSKLKGRLPQRFSSLERVVIRSCEQLLVSYTALPPLCELAIDGFWEVAWISHAVEADISDSSNSGPEESRAEVLPWEISIPDQESLPDGLHKLSHITTISMYGSRLVSFAEGGLPSNLCSLTLFGCRYLTALPNGIYNLSSLQHLEIRACPRIASIPEEVGFPPNITELHIEGPNICKLFFDLGFHNLTSVRDLFIKDGLEDEVSFQKLPNSLVKLNIREFPGLESLSFVRNLTSLERLTLCECPNLISLPKNGLPPSLVYVDIYSCPYLEERCKVKGVYWHLVADIPYVRLNGGLVLHPRECS
- the LOC127900814 gene encoding uncharacterized protein LOC127900814, with product MSEGNPEIEINNGYAHINLAEEEDGGLIVEGDAGNEGGPASIDFRFCLVGRFLTDKVINFPAMKNTMASVWRPGKGVCIKDLSPSLFLFQFFHEVDVKRVLDSGPWTFDQHILLVKRLEENEQPRNVPLYFTSFWTQVYNLPIGFMSAKILKDIGNYIGTFLESDEHNLMGVWLNYMRIRVAIDVRKPLKRRMKLKKVGGDWIWVDFKYERLNIFCFICGLLGHTEKQCPQLYECTSGEMVKAYGHWMKAPNRRNAMNSGNRWLRSIPPEEAAEEKGRYGDFADTMAIDPILAANPGYTIPQNLEGNEDVGSRVVNKKGDSLVPSKTLSRVKGKQVAGAINEIDINPDSGEDMDEGLIVKYSKRRRSQAGLCSKTGSEGEASSQVLLLPLESKNGPAVGLVNQAHRDK